In Mobula birostris isolate sMobBir1 chromosome 15, sMobBir1.hap1, whole genome shotgun sequence, the following proteins share a genomic window:
- the gins3 gene encoding DNA replication complex GINS protein PSF3, whose product MPRSESYIVVPPGGLEENFLSLDDILMTQEKVPCRTETVLPRLGFLDKGSEADLIPEGTKIELPLWMAKGLCDPKRRIVSASIPKVYRDGWRTVFSADAKVVDLHKMGPYYYGFGTQLLHFNNPENTEIAQTILQTFVNRFRRIMDSSQNAYNEDISTLVAHLDELERELFQAGQKGLNDFQKWEKGQAVQITTSNLVQSYGKRKFSDMEA is encoded by the exons ATGCCGCGGTCCGAATCGTATATTGTGGTGCCTCCGGGAGGGCTGGAGGAAAACTTCCTCAGTCTGGACGACATCCTGATGACCCAGGAGAAGGTCCCATGCCGGACAGAGACGGTGCTGCCACGTCTTGGCTTTCTGGATAAGGGCAGTGAGGCCGATCTCATCCCCGAG gGTACGAAGATAGAACTGCCTCTTTGGATGGCTAAAGGATTGTGTGACCCCAAACGCCGCATTGTGTCTGCCAGCATTCCAAAAGTGTATAGAGATGGTTGGCGGACTGTTTTCAGTGCTGAtgcaaaggtagtggatttgcaCAAAATGGGGCCGTATTATTATGGGTTTGGAACACAGTTGCTGCATTTTAACAATCCAGAGAATACAGAAATTGCTCAGACTATCCTACAG ACATTTGTCAATCGTTTCCGTCGGATCATGGATTCCTCACAGAATGCATACAATGAGGACATTTCAACACTAGTGGCTCATCTGGATGAACTGGAGCGAGAACTGTTTCAAGCTGGTCAAAAGGGATTGAATGACTTCCAAAAGTGGGAGAAGGGACAAGCTGTCCAAATCACCACTTCCAACCTAGTTCAGAGCTATGGTAAACGGAAATTTTCAGATATGGAAGCCTAA